The region TGACGCGGTGCGGCATGGACGAGGCCGCGCCACCTTGCTAAAAACCCCGCCATTCGTCTCGCAAAACACTGACCGATCGAGGACAAGATGAAGAGCACCAAGAAGGTGAAGGAAATCCTTTCGTGGTACGAAAGTGATAATCCCGGCACCAAGGCCAACCTCGCCCGCATCCTCAGCGCGGGGCGCCTGGGCGGCACCGGCAAGCTCATCATCCTGCCCGTCGACCAGGGCTTCGAGCACGGCCCGGCGCGCAGCTTCGCGCCCAACCCCGCCGCCTACGACCCGCATTACCATTTCCAGATCGCCGTCGATGCCGGCCTTTCCGCCTATGCCTCGGTGCTGGGCATGATCGAGGCGGGCGCCGACAGCTTCGCCGGCCAGATCCCGCTGATCCTCAAGGTCAATTCCTCGAACTCGCTGTCGCGCGCCAAGGAAGCCCCCGACCAGGCGGTGACCGCCACGGTGCATGACGCCCTGCGCCTGGGCTGCTCGGCCATCGGCTTCACCATGTATCCCGGCTCGGACCAGATGTTCGAGCAGATGGAAGAGCTGCGCGAGCTGACCGCCGAAGCCAAGTCGGTGGGCTTGGCCGTGGTGGTCTGGTCCTACCCGCGCGGCGGCGACCTGAGCAAGAACGGCGAGCTGTCGATCGACGTCGGCGCCTATGCCGCGCACATGGCGGCCCTGACCGGCGCCCACATCATCAAGGTGAAGCTGGCGACCGACTTCATCGAGCAGGGCGAGGCCAAGAAGGTCTACGACAAGTATCCGATCGACCTCTCCACCCAGGCCGCACGCGTGAAGCACGTCACCCAGGCCTGCTTTGCCGGCCGCCGCATCGTCGTGTTCTCGGGCGGCGCCGCCAAGTCGGAAGATTCGGTCTATGACGATGCCCGTGCCATTCGCGACGGCGGCGGCAACGGCTCCATCATCGGCCGCAACACCTTCCAGCGCTCGCGCGAAGATGCGCTCGCCATGCTGGACAAGCTGGTCCGCATCTACAAGGGCCAGGAGTAAGCGCGCGTGGCAGGCCGTAGTGAAGACGTCGCCCCGGCCTGCCGGCTCTATCTGATCACGCCGCCCGCTTTCGAGCTGATCGCCTTCACGCAGACGCTGAAGGCGGCACTCGGCGCGGGCGACGTCGCCTGTATCCAGTTGCGTCTCAAGGACGCCGACGATGACACGGTGCTGCGCGCGGGCGAGGCCCTGCTGCCGCTGGCCCAGGACGCCGGCGCCGCCTTCCTGGTCAATGACCGGCCGGATCTCGCGCTGAAGCTTGGGGCCGACGGTGCCCATGTCGGCCAGGAAGACATGCCCTACAAGGACGCACGCAAGCTGCTGGGGCCTGACCGCATCATTGGTGTCACCTGTCACGACAGCCGGCATATGGCCATGGAAGCGGGTGAGGCCGGGGCCGACTACGTCGCCTTCGGCGCCTTCTTCCCGACCGCCACCAAGGAGGCCAAGACCCAGGCCTCGCTCGACCTCGTCGCCTGGTGGGCCGAGGTCATGACCGTGCCCCAGGTCGCGATCGGCGGCATCACGGTCGACAATTGCCGCCCCCTGGTCGCAGCCGGCCCCGACTTCCTGGCCGTCTGCGCCGGGGTGTGGAACCACCCCGACGGCCCTGCCGCCGCGGTCAAGGCGTTCGAGCGGATCTTCACCAACTCATAGGGCGGCTTTAGCCGGGCCTGCCTATCTTCCGGGGACCGTCTGGTTCTCGAATGGTGACTGTCATGCCCGGTACGATGCCGCACCAAGTGGTCGACACCGAAGCCTTCTATGTCCTGCCGGTCAGCGGCCGTGTGGGCGAGATCCTGGGCCATTTCCGCGGCCTGGCCATCCACGAGCAGGTACGCGACCGCCGCGGCGACCTCTACAGTTTCATGGGGCTGGCGCCGGTCCTGCCCGACGGCCGCATCGATGTCGAGCACATCGGTCGCGACCAGTGGCTGGTCGACGGCCGCCTGATCTATGTCCGTCAGCCGCGGGGCGCTGATTAAGCAGCCCTCTCCGCCGCGTGGCGGGGGAGAGGGAGGGGACCCGTCGCGTCAGCGATGGGGAGGGTGAGGTGGTGGATCGGGCCAGCGCGCACCCTATGCCGCCGGCCCACCTCACCCAACCCTCTCCCCCACAGGGCGGAGAGGGCTATCTCGCCGCGATGCCGGCGATTACTTCAATAAAGCTCGGTCCTGGCGTCTTCTTCCAGCATGGTGTCGATCGCCTCGGCCGGGACCGGTAGGTTCATCTGGTCCTTCAACATCTGGCCGAAGCTGGGCAGGGCGCTGCGCGGCACGAGTTTCTCGGGGTTCCACAACTCCGAACGTTTCAGGGCCTTGGTGCAGTGGAGATAGGCCTCGCGCACCTCGACCACCAGGACGCTGCGCGGTTGCTTGCCGTCGACCACGAAGCGGGCCATCAGCGCAGGCGTGGTCACCACCTGGGCGACACCGTTCACCCGCAGCATCTCGTCGATGCCGGGGATGAAGAACAGCAGGCCCACGGCCGGCGCAACGACGACGTTGCCCAGCGTGTCGAGGCGGTTGTTGCCCGGCCGGTCGGGCATGCCTAAGTGCCGGTCGTCGAGCACGTGGACGAAGCCCGGCTCGCCCCCGCGGGGCGAGACGTCGGCCAGGCCGTCGGGCCGGCTGGTGCCGATGCACAGGAAGGGCGACAGGGCGATGAAGCTGCGGCAGTGCGGGTCGAGGAAGCGCAGTTCCTTTTGATAGACCGCATCCGAGGCCCGGGGGTAGGCCGCGCGCAGGGCATCCTCGCCCGTGATCTCGTCGTTCATGCCGGCCTCCCGCTGGTCTTTGCCGAAGTCTGCGAACGAACGGCAACGAAGGCAAGCCGGTGATCGTCAATTGCTCTTGCGCTGCTCGCCCAGGAAGCCGCCGCCGGGCCTGGCCGGTTCGGCCGCCGGCGGGGTCGCGGGCGCCGGCGCCGGGGTCGCTGCGGCGGGCGGCGCGGGCGGCGCCGGTGGGGGTGCCGCCGCCGGGGGGCGGGCGGTGCGACTTCGCCCGGCCCGGCAAACAGACCGGCGATCCGGTCGCGGTAGACCAGGCCGGCGAATACCAGCCCGGCAGCCACGAGGCCCGTGAGCGCCCAGGGCAGCAGGGCCCGCGCCATCGAGCGCCGCGGCCTGGCCGGTACGCGTCCCGCCGGTATCGTCGCCTCGGCCGCGGCCGGCGGCAGGGAACTGCGCAGGGATCCGGGCGTGTAGAGGCGCAGGATCACCTCGGACATGGATTGCGGCCGCCGGTCCGGATCGGGCTCCAGCATGGCGGCGATGATCGGGCGCATCGCCTCAGGCACGCCGCTCAGGTCCGGCACCGCTTGGCGCGCGGCCAGGGCGGTTTCGATGCTGCGGCCCATGTCCAGCTTGCGGCCCAGCAGGGCGGCCGCCATCACCATCCCCAAGCTGTAGACATCGGTGCGCGCGTCGACCACGCCGTCGAAGCGGCCCAGTTGCTCGGGCGCGATGAAGGACAGCTTGCCGGCGACCTGGCCGCCCAGCAGCGTGCCTTCGTCGGCGCCGCCGACGCGGGCGATGCCGAAATCGATGATCTTGGGGCGCATCATGTCGCCCCCTTCGAAGATGATGTTGTCCGGGCTCAGGTCCCGGTGCAGCACGCCCTTGTCGTGGGCGATCTCGAGGCCCGCGGCGACATTGATCGCCATGCGCCGAACATCCTCGACGCTGAGCGGCTTGGCCGCGATCAGGCGCGACAGCGAGGGCCCGTCGACATATTCCATGACCAGATAGGTGCGGCCGCGCTCGTCGCGGAACAGGCCGTCATAGGCGACGATCGCTTCCGAGCGGAGCTGGCGCAGGGCCATGGTCTCGCGCCGGAACAGCTCGACCATGGTGGAGGAGCCGGCCAGATCCTGGCGGATGATCTTCAGGGCATGCAGCGTGCCCAGTGTTTCATTGCGGGCCCGGTAGACCTCGCCCATGCCGCCGCGGGCGATCAGCGCTTCGATGCGATAGGTGTTTCCCAGCAGGCTGTCGGGCGGCAGCGTCGTCTCAGTGTCCATGGGCCTTGATCTGTCAGGCGGCGGGCGGACCCGAGCATGGCCGCCGCCGCCCATCAGGGCAAGTGACCTGGACCACTGGAGAGACGATCAAACCGAGCCGGGCAGCAGCATCGAGCGCGGCCGGGCCTTGCCGAAGCTGATCGCATGGCCCGACCACAGGGCCCGGCGCAGGGCACCGATCGCCCGGTCCAGCGCGGCGCGGGTGCTGGGGATCATGCCGGTGAAGGTGACGAAGCCGTGCAGCATGTCCGCGTGATCCTGCACCTCGACCGGGACACCGGCCGCCCGCAGCCGGTCGGCATAGGCGCGCCCCTCGTCATAAAGCGGATCGAAACCCGCCAGCACGACGGTGGCAGGCGCCACGCCGTCCAGCCGCTCGGCGTTCAGCGGCGCCAGCAGGGCCAGATCGTCGTCGGTCAGGGTGCCCAGGCACTGGGCCCGGAACCAGTCGGTCAGTTCCTTTTCCAGGATGAAGCCCTTGGCGTAGAGCCTGGCCGAGCGTGTGTTCATGCGCCCGTCGGTCGCCGGGTAGATCAGCAACTGGTGGCAGGGCGGGGTGATGCCGGCGTCGCGTGCCATGATCGCCACCATGGCCGACAGCAGGCCGCCCGCGGAATCGCCGCCCACCGCCATCCGGTCGATATCGAAACCCATGGCCTGGCCATGGGTGACCAGGAAGCGCCAGACCGCGCCCGCGTCGATGGTCGCGGCCGGCATGGGATGTTCCGGCGCCAGGCGGTAGTCGACCGAGAGCACGGCGCAGCGCGCCTTGTCGGCAAGGTAGCGACAGGTCGAATCGTAACCCTCGACATCGCCCAGGACGAAGCCGCCGCCGTGGAAATAGACCGTGAGCGGCAAGGGCGTCGACAGGCCCGGCGGGACATAGAGCCGGGCCGCGAGCGGCCCCGCCTCGCCGGGAATGGTCAGGTCCTCGACCATGGCCATGCGCCGGGGCGCCACGCTGAACGCCTTCATGGCCGTCCGGTACAGGGCCCGGCCCTGGGACGGTGTCAGGCGGTGGATGGGAAACAGGTTGCGCTGGAGGGCCGCGAAGGTCTGGAGCTGGGGATCGAGGCGCTTGCCTTCGATCACTGCCGGCGAGAGTTGGGCCAGGCGGGTAAGAACGGGGGCTGAAACCAGGCTGAGGCCGCCCATGGCAAGGCGCTGAAGCGTGACCGCGAGACTCATGATCGAACACTCGTGCAAGGCGCGTCCCGCGACGGCGGGGCTTCTGACGCCGATGACTCCAGCGTCACCTTGTCACACCTTCGAAATGATTAATGAGAGCGGTCAAGAGAAGTTTCTGTCGGATGACAAGATTTTCCGTCTTGAAACCGGTAAATCATTGATGACGCGACGGAAGGTGCAAAACCGACCTCGGCGGCAACCCTGCAGTCGCGCAGGGGCGACAAACATTGATTCGCATCGATTGCCGAAAGCCTTGATTGAATGTATTGTAAAACGCACTACATCATCGACTGCCAGCAAGGACTGAAGCGATGCCTCGGGCACAAGACAAGAAGGACCATCCGCTTTCCATGCGCCTGCCCGAGGCCGACATTGCCCTGATCGACCGGGCGGCGGGGCTCCACGGCCGGTCGCGCACGGATTTCGTGCGCGACGCCGCCGTGCGCGCGGCCGAAGCCGTCCTGATGGAGACGCTGCCCATCCGCATGAGCGCCGACGGCTTCACGGCTTTCATCGCAGCATTGTCAGGCCCGGCGACGCCCGTGCCGGCATTGGTCGAGGTGTTGCGCCGTCCCGCCCCCTGGGAACGCCAGACATTACAGGAATAGTCGATGGCGACGCTTGGCGGCCCCGAGCCGCTGACCGCGGCGCACGACGTTGCGGCCTTTTCCTGCGGCAAGCCTGCCTTGGACAACTGGCTCAAGACCCGGGCGCTTTCCAATCAGCAGAAGGGCTTCACCGCCGTGCTGGTGGTGCACGAGCAAGGGCGCGTCGTGGGTTACTACGGCCTGGCCCCACGGCGATCGTGCCCGGCATGATGCCCCGGGCCATCCGCACGGGCCAACCGCCGGATCCCGTGCCCTGCCTGCTGCTGGGGCAACTGGCGACGGACCATGCCTGGCTGGGGCAGGGCATCGGCACCGGCCTGCTCAAGCACGCGCTGACCCGTTGTGTCGCCGCGGCCGGTTTGATCGGCGGCCGTGCGCTTGTGGTCAACGCGGTCGACGGCGAGGCCGCCGATTTCTGGCGCCGGCGCGGCTTCCTGCCGTCGAAGGACGATCCGATGATCCTGTTTCGCTCGATGGCCGACATCGCCGCTTCTCTGGCGGCAGCGGGCGGCTAACCCGCGATCAGGCGCTCGAAGGCCTCGCCCTCCAGCCAGTGCGCCACGATAGGCGTGCGCGAGGCGCCCAGTTTGTCGTAGAAGGCGTGTGCGCGGGCATTGCTGGCCAGCGAGGTCCACCACACCGCTTGCGCCCCCCGCGCCCGGCCCGCGCGGGCGACCGCCGCGACCAGCGACCGCCCCAGCCCGAAGCCGCGCGCCGCTTGCGTCACGAACAGATCGTTGAGATGGGTCACCCGCATCGTGCATTTGCCGTCGTAGGCGTCGGAATAGATCGCATAACCGACCAGGTTGCCTTGCGCATCAGCCGCGACGAAGGCCGATGCCGCCGGCGCCTGACCGAACAGTTGTTCGGCCAGGGCACCGGCATCGACCGTCTCG is a window of Oleomonas cavernae DNA encoding:
- a CDS encoding class I fructose-bisphosphate aldolase → MKSTKKVKEILSWYESDNPGTKANLARILSAGRLGGTGKLIILPVDQGFEHGPARSFAPNPAAYDPHYHFQIAVDAGLSAYASVLGMIEAGADSFAGQIPLILKVNSSNSLSRAKEAPDQAVTATVHDALRLGCSAIGFTMYPGSDQMFEQMEELRELTAEAKSVGLAVVVWSYPRGGDLSKNGELSIDVGAYAAHMAALTGAHIIKVKLATDFIEQGEAKKVYDKYPIDLSTQAARVKHVTQACFAGRRIVVFSGGAAKSEDSVYDDARAIRDGGGNGSIIGRNTFQRSREDALAMLDKLVRIYKGQE
- the thiE gene encoding thiamine phosphate synthase produces the protein MAGRSEDVAPACRLYLITPPAFELIAFTQTLKAALGAGDVACIQLRLKDADDDTVLRAGEALLPLAQDAGAAFLVNDRPDLALKLGADGAHVGQEDMPYKDARKLLGPDRIIGVTCHDSRHMAMEAGEAGADYVAFGAFFPTATKEAKTQASLDLVAWWAEVMTVPQVAIGGITVDNCRPLVAAGPDFLAVCAGVWNHPDGPAAAVKAFERIFTNS
- a CDS encoding pyridoxamine 5'-phosphate oxidase family protein; amino-acid sequence: MNDEITGEDALRAAYPRASDAVYQKELRFLDPHCRSFIALSPFLCIGTSRPDGLADVSPRGGEPGFVHVLDDRHLGMPDRPGNNRLDTLGNVVVAPAVGLLFFIPGIDEMLRVNGVAQVVTTPALMARFVVDGKQPRSVLVVEVREAYLHCTKALKRSELWNPEKLVPRSALPSFGQMLKDQMNLPVPAEAIDTMLEEDARTELY
- a CDS encoding serine/threonine-protein kinase translates to MDTETTLPPDSLLGNTYRIEALIARGGMGEVYRARNETLGTLHALKIIRQDLAGSSTMVELFRRETMALRQLRSEAIVAYDGLFRDERGRTYLVMEYVDGPSLSRLIAAKPLSVEDVRRMAINVAAGLEIAHDKGVLHRDLSPDNIIFEGGDMMRPKIIDFGIARVGGADEGTLLGGQVAGKLSFIAPEQLGRFDGVVDARTDVYSLGMVMAAALLGRKLDMGRSIETALAARQAVPDLSGVPEAMRPIIAAMLEPDPDRRPQSMSEVILRLYTPGSLRSSLPPAAAEATIPAGRVPARPRRSMARALLPWALTGLVAAGLVFAGLVYRDRIAGLFAGPGEVAPPAPRRRHPHRRRPRRPPQRPRRRRPRPRRRPNRPGPAAASWASSARAIDDHRLAFVAVRSQTSAKTSGRPA
- a CDS encoding alpha/beta hydrolase; amino-acid sequence: MSLAVTLQRLAMGGLSLVSAPVLTRLAQLSPAVIEGKRLDPQLQTFAALQRNLFPIHRLTPSQGRALYRTAMKAFSVAPRRMAMVEDLTIPGEAGPLAARLYVPPGLSTPLPLTVYFHGGGFVLGDVEGYDSTCRYLADKARCAVLSVDYRLAPEHPMPAATIDAGAVWRFLVTHGQAMGFDIDRMAVGGDSAGGLLSAMVAIMARDAGITPPCHQLLIYPATDGRMNTRSARLYAKGFILEKELTDWFRAQCLGTLTDDDLALLAPLNAERLDGVAPATVVLAGFDPLYDEGRAYADRLRAAGVPVEVQDHADMLHGFVTFTGMIPSTRAALDRAIGALRRALWSGHAISFGKARPRSMLLPGSV
- a CDS encoding type II toxin-antitoxin system TacA family antitoxin, giving the protein MPRAQDKKDHPLSMRLPEADIALIDRAAGLHGRSRTDFVRDAAVRAAEAVLMETLPIRMSADGFTAFIAALSGPATPVPALVEVLRRPAPWERQTLQE
- a CDS encoding GNAT family N-acetyltransferase, producing MMPRAIRTGQPPDPVPCLLLGQLATDHAWLGQGIGTGLLKHALTRCVAAAGLIGGRALVVNAVDGEAADFWRRRGFLPSKDDPMILFRSMADIAASLAAAGG
- a CDS encoding GNAT family N-acetyltransferase, which gives rise to MSQPIIRPAQPDDVAALADLIRALNIYEGDRAETVDAGALAEQLFGQAPAASAFVAADAQGNLVGYAIYSDAYDGKCTMRVTHLNDLFVTQAARGFGLGRSLVAAVARAGRARGAQAVWWTSLASNARAHAFYDKLGASRTPIVAHWLEGEAFERLIAG